The following are encoded in a window of Peromyscus maniculatus bairdii isolate BWxNUB_F1_BW_parent chromosome X, HU_Pman_BW_mat_3.1, whole genome shotgun sequence genomic DNA:
- the Prps1 gene encoding ribose-phosphate pyrophosphokinase 1, with product MPNIKIFSGSSHQDLSQKIADRLGLELGKVVTKKFSNQETCVEIGESVRGEDVYIVQSGCGEINDNLMELLIMINACKIASASRVTAVIPCFPYARQDKKDKSRAPISAKLVANMLSVAGADHIITMDLHASQIQGFFDIPVDNLYAEPAVLKWIKENISEWRNCTIVSPDAGGAKRVTSIADRLNVDFALIHKERKKANEVDRMVLVGDVKDRVAILVDDMADTCGTICHAADKLLSAGATRVYAILTHGIFSGPAISRINNACFEAVVVTNTIPQEDKMKHCSKIQVIDISMILAEAIRRTHNGESVSYLFSHVPL from the exons ATGCCGAATATCAAAATCTTCAGCGGGAGCTCtcaccaggacttatcccagaaAATTGCTGACCGCCTGGGCCTGGAGCTAGGCAAGGTGGTGACTAAGAAATTCAGCAACCAGGAGACCTG tgTGGAAATTGGAGAAAGTGTACGTGGAGAAGATGTCTACATTGTTCAGAGTGGGTGTGGTGAGATAAATGACAATCTAATGGAGCTTTTGATCATGATTAATGCTTGCAAGATTGCTTCAGCCAGCCGGGTGACTGCAGTCATCCCATGTTTCCCTTATGCCCGCCAGGATAAGAAAGATAAG AGCCGGGCTCCCATCTCAGCTAAACTTGTTGCAAATATGCTATCTGTAGCAGGAGCAGATCATATTATCACCATGGATCTACATGCATCTCAAATTCAG GGCTTTTTTGATATCCCAGTGGACAATTTATATGCAGAGCCAGCTGTCTTAAAGTGGATAAAGGAGAATATATCTGAGTGGAGAAATTGTACTATTGTCTCACCTGACGCTGGTGGAGCCAAGAG AGTTACCTCCATTGCAGACCGATTGAATGTGGATTTTGCCTTGATTCACAAGGAACGGAAGAAGGCCAATGAAGTGGATCGCATGGTGCTAGTCGGAGATGTGAAGGATCGGGTGGCTATCCTGGTGGATGACATGGCTGACACTTGTGGTACAATCTGTCATGCTGCTGACAA ACTTCTCTCAGCTGGAGCTACCAGAGTTTATGCTATCTTGACTCATGGAATCTTTTCTGGCCCAGCCATTTCTCGTATCAACAATGCATGTTTTGAAGCAGTAGTAGTCACCAATACCATACCCCAGGAGGATAAGATGAAACACTGCTCCAAAATACAG GTGATTGATATCTCCATGATCCTTGCAGAAGCTATCAGGAGAACCCACAATGGAGAGTCTGTCTCCTACCTGTTCAGCCATGTTCCTTTGTAA